A stretch of Parvimonas micra DNA encodes these proteins:
- a CDS encoding alpha/beta fold hydrolase: protein MKEFYIYSSLDNKKLCCIDFSENLKNPKIVLQICHGMAEHIRRYKDFALFLEKHGIRVFGMDNRGHGKTCEDEEEKGHIADKEGNIKLVEDVYDLNKYIKGQFPNKKVVIFGHSMGSVIVRNFLNKYSDSVDGAIICGTTEQYGMKHRFAMLLARILSRKNGTKKSEFVNRLGFKGYNSRIKNKNTDFDWLTRDEKVVDNYILDKDCGFLCTNTFFLDLLTLIKEASNKNNIEKINKKLPILFISGKADPVGGYGKGVLKGYRKYKKVRLKNIKIKLYAQMRHEVLNEIDKDKVYLDIYKFLENIYENN from the coding sequence ATGAAAGAATTTTATATATATTCAAGTCTTGACAATAAAAAATTATGCTGCATCGACTTTTCTGAAAATTTAAAAAATCCGAAAATAGTTCTGCAAATTTGTCACGGAATGGCTGAACATATAAGAAGGTATAAAGACTTTGCTCTGTTCTTGGAAAAACATGGAATCAGAGTTTTTGGAATGGATAATAGAGGACATGGAAAAACTTGTGAAGACGAAGAAGAGAAAGGTCATATTGCTGATAAGGAAGGTAATATAAAACTTGTCGAAGATGTTTACGACCTTAATAAATATATAAAAGGGCAATTTCCTAATAAAAAAGTTGTAATATTTGGACATAGTATGGGCTCAGTTATAGTTAGAAATTTTTTAAATAAATATTCTGACTCGGTTGACGGAGCAATAATTTGTGGAACGACTGAACAATATGGAATGAAACACAGATTTGCAATGTTATTAGCTAGAATTTTATCGAGAAAAAATGGAACTAAAAAAAGTGAATTTGTAAATAGACTGGGCTTTAAAGGATATAATTCTAGAATTAAAAATAAAAATACAGATTTTGATTGGCTGACAAGAGATGAAAAAGTTGTTGATAACTATATTTTAGATAAAGATTGTGGTTTTCTTTGTACAAATACTTTTTTTCTAGATTTGTTGACTTTAATAAAAGAAGCATCTAATAAAAATAATATTGAAAAAATAAATAAAAAATTACCGATTTTGTTTATTTCAGGTAAAGCTGATCCTGTTGGTGGTTATGGAAAAGGAGTTTTAAAGGGCTATAGAAAATATAAAAAAGTCAGATTAAAAAATATAAAAATAAAACTTTATGCACAAATGCGTCATGAAGTTTTAAATGAAATTGATAAAGATAAAGTTTATCTTGATATCTATAAATTTTTAGAAAATATATATGAAAATAACTAA
- a CDS encoding amino acid carrier protein, giving the protein MDSLISVLSKFADWLWGPPLLILLVGGGIFLTIRLGFFQIRYFPYIMKQTFGKMFSKNKSGEGTVSPFQAATAALASSIGAANIVVVPSIIFIAGPGSILWMWITAIVGQATKFGEIVLGILYRQKNEEGEYVGGACYYLQHGIGGKAGKILGSLVAFFFMIEILPSITVQTLAATGPLEQLGVHRYIAIGLVFLLVILVVYGGIKRIGQVTEMLVPFMALIYLIFGFIVLAINIDKVPEAFKMIFVGAFNPKAIAGGAAGWAVKKAITNGVARGVYSNESGMGSAPYAHSTAITDHPARQGMWGVFEVFVDTIIVCTMSALIVLTTGIWKNPEYQSIAVERAFNSIFGNIGSIVVSISLFLFVLSTIIVIVFYVEKLAEYLFGTKVGKIMRFVATIMIVVAAKLSFKHAGVFLDLTLGLVVIPNMIGLIFMSGKIKKAKDEFFHTEGEFYLKDKAR; this is encoded by the coding sequence ATGGATTCATTAATTTCAGTATTGTCCAAGTTTGCAGACTGGCTTTGGGGACCACCACTTTTGATTTTGTTAGTGGGTGGCGGGATTTTTTTAACTATAAGGTTAGGATTTTTTCAAATTCGATATTTCCCTTATATAATGAAACAAACTTTCGGAAAAATGTTTAGTAAAAACAAATCCGGAGAAGGAACTGTTTCACCTTTCCAAGCAGCAACTGCAGCCCTTGCATCATCTATCGGTGCTGCAAATATAGTGGTTGTACCTTCAATTATTTTTATAGCAGGTCCAGGTTCTATACTTTGGATGTGGATTACTGCCATAGTAGGTCAAGCAACAAAATTTGGTGAAATTGTACTCGGTATTCTTTATAGACAAAAAAATGAAGAAGGCGAGTATGTTGGTGGAGCTTGTTACTACTTACAACATGGTATCGGTGGAAAAGCAGGGAAAATTTTAGGTTCACTTGTAGCATTTTTCTTTATGATTGAAATTTTACCTTCAATTACTGTTCAAACTCTTGCTGCAACAGGTCCTTTGGAACAATTAGGAGTTCATAGATATATTGCTATAGGACTTGTATTCCTTTTAGTAATATTGGTAGTTTATGGTGGAATTAAAAGAATTGGTCAAGTAACTGAAATGTTAGTTCCATTTATGGCATTAATTTACTTAATCTTCGGATTTATAGTTCTTGCTATTAATATAGATAAAGTTCCTGAAGCCTTTAAGATGATTTTTGTTGGTGCTTTTAATCCTAAAGCAATTGCTGGTGGTGCTGCAGGTTGGGCTGTAAAAAAAGCAATAACTAACGGAGTTGCACGTGGTGTTTACTCTAATGAATCAGGAATGGGTTCTGCACCTTATGCACATTCAACTGCTATTACAGATCATCCTGCAAGACAAGGTATGTGGGGAGTTTTTGAAGTATTTGTTGATACAATAATTGTTTGTACAATGTCTGCACTTATAGTTTTAACAACAGGAATATGGAAAAATCCTGAATACCAATCAATCGCTGTTGAAAGAGCATTTAATTCAATTTTTGGAAATATTGGTAGTATAGTTGTTTCAATTTCATTATTCTTATTTGTTCTTTCTACAATAATCGTAATAGTATTCTATGTAGAAAAACTTGCAGAATATCTATTTGGAACAAAAGTTGGTAAAATTATGAGATTTGTTGCAACTATTATGATAGTTGTAGCTGCTAAACTTTCATTTAAACATGCTGGAGTATTCCTAGACTTAACATTAGGCCTTGTAGTTATTCCTAATATGATAGGACTAATCTTTATGAGTGGAAAGATTAAAAAAGCTAAAGATGAATTTTTCCATACTGAAGGAGAATTTTACTTAAAAGATAAGGCAAGATAG
- a CDS encoding NADPH dehydrogenase, whose product MSKLLSPMEIGRNRFKNRVVMAPMCMFHSKTVDGVLTKEHFDHYVARALGGVAGIIIEATMVNPTGGIRKVDLGLYNEIQMKAFKELVDRVHNYDCKIGIQLSHAGRKADASYDDIVAPSAIPFADEKAPRELTKEEIISLQDDFINSVKLAKQAGFDFVEIHSAHGYLINQFLSPLSNQRNDEYGGSLEKRYKFLGDILKAIKNIDIDVHIRVSANEYDEKGNSLEDIIKILKLAKEDGVVFNSISSGGIVPKSPLVYPGYQAELSREIKKAGLTVSAVGLLEDYGLCEYLLQSDACDMIYQGRTLLKNPNWVYGAGAYFNEGKEIDYPLYSYSAIKF is encoded by the coding sequence ATGAGTAAACTTTTAAGCCCTATGGAAATAGGTAGAAATAGATTTAAAAATAGAGTTGTTATGGCACCAATGTGTATGTTCCATTCAAAAACTGTAGATGGAGTTTTAACTAAAGAGCATTTTGATCACTATGTGGCAAGAGCTTTAGGCGGTGTTGCAGGAATAATTATAGAAGCAACTATGGTTAATCCTACTGGTGGAATTAGAAAAGTAGATTTAGGATTATACAATGAAATTCAAATGAAAGCTTTTAAAGAGCTTGTAGATAGAGTTCATAATTATGATTGCAAAATTGGAATTCAATTAAGTCATGCAGGAAGAAAAGCAGATGCTTCCTATGATGATATTGTAGCACCAAGTGCAATTCCATTTGCAGATGAAAAAGCACCAAGAGAATTGACTAAAGAAGAAATTATTTCTTTACAAGATGATTTTATAAATTCTGTAAAACTTGCAAAACAAGCGGGTTTTGACTTTGTAGAAATCCACTCTGCACATGGATATTTGATTAATCAATTTTTATCTCCCCTATCAAATCAAAGAAATGATGAATACGGTGGTAGTTTAGAAAAAAGATATAAATTTTTAGGAGATATTTTAAAAGCAATTAAAAATATTGACATAGATGTTCATATTAGAGTTTCTGCTAATGAATATGATGAAAAAGGTAATTCTTTAGAAGACATTATAAAGATTCTAAAACTTGCAAAAGAAGACGGAGTTGTTTTCAATAGTATTTCAAGTGGTGGAATTGTACCAAAAAGTCCACTAGTTTATCCGGGATACCAAGCGGAATTAAGTAGAGAAATAAAAAAAGCAGGCCTTACAGTTTCTGCTGTTGGTCTTTTAGAAGACTATGGATTATGTGAATATTTGCTTCAAAGTGATGCATGTGATATGATTTACCAAGGAAGAACATTACTTAAAAATCCAAACTGGGTTTATGGTGCTGGAGCATATTTTAATGAAGGAAAAGAAATAGATTATCCTCTATATTCATACTCTGCAATAAAATTTTAA
- a CDS encoding SAP domain-containing protein produces MTKRPEFQEIKTFEEFCKYYWYREELSQICKLLGLEYRGTKQELNCTIEEYFKGNIIKKTVIKKEKKKVENITLDTPLLECGFSFNAKFREYFSNLTGISPFKFNADMATSWRKVKKDKDLNFTIQDMLNVYYGKSDYAKYDNSVCEWNQFLKDFCSDESSLDYSNKLKVASILWKEVRDSKNEKKYSRKLLDKYSRKVKEYRK; encoded by the coding sequence TTGACAAAAAGACCGGAGTTTCAAGAAATTAAAACGTTTGAAGAATTTTGTAAATATTATTGGTATCGTGAAGAACTTTCTCAAATATGTAAATTACTAGGTTTAGAATATAGAGGGACAAAACAAGAACTTAATTGTACTATTGAGGAGTATTTTAAAGGAAATATCATTAAAAAGACTGTAATAAAAAAAGAAAAGAAGAAAGTGGAAAATATTACTTTAGATACGCCATTACTTGAGTGTGGTTTTTCCTTTAATGCAAAGTTTAGAGAATACTTTTCTAATTTAACAGGAATTTCACCATTTAAATTTAATGCTGATATGGCGACATCTTGGAGAAAAGTAAAAAAAGACAAAGATTTGAATTTTACAATTCAGGATATGCTAAATGTGTATTATGGAAAATCGGATTATGCAAAGTATGATAATTCAGTATGTGAATGGAATCAATTTTTAAAAGATTTTTGCTCTGATGAATCTAGTTTAGACTATTCAAATAAGTTAAAAGTTGCTTCTATTCTTTGGAAAGAGGTTAGAGATTCAAAAAACGAAAAAAAATATTCGAGAAAATTGTTAGATAAGTATTCTCGTAAAGTAAAGGAATATCGAAAATAA
- a CDS encoding NCS2 family permease: MSTFFENFFKLKEHKTTVRTEILAGITTFMTMAYILVVNPTILSEAGMDKGAVFTTTAIASFIGTVIMALLANYPFALAPGMGLNAYFAYTIVIGKGYSWQFALTAVLLEGIVFLILTFTKVREMIVNAMPYSLKQAVSAGIGIFIAFLGLYQAGLVKQGKGIPLDLGTITSTTSLITIFGILFTIFLLVKKVPGAILFGMLATTAVSIICGVSELPKAIIGKPSSIAPIFMKFDFSKVLSTEMFVALFAFLFVDLFDTVGTLVGVASKADMLDKDGNLPKARQALFADAIGTTAGAMLGTSTVTTFVESAAGVAEGGRTGLTSIVTAILFLLALIFQPIFAVIPTYATSSALIVVGLFMITGIKKIDFEDYTEALPAFLTIIMMPLSYSIANGIVFGIVSYAVLKLISGRGKEVSPVVYILALLFILKFVAEAFM; this comes from the coding sequence ATGAGCACGTTTTTTGAAAATTTTTTCAAACTCAAGGAACACAAAACAACTGTTAGAACAGAGATTTTAGCAGGTATTACCACATTTATGACTATGGCGTACATATTAGTTGTAAATCCTACAATTTTATCCGAGGCAGGAATGGATAAAGGAGCAGTATTTACAACAACAGCAATCGCATCATTCATAGGAACAGTTATAATGGCACTACTTGCAAATTATCCTTTTGCATTAGCTCCAGGTATGGGCTTAAATGCTTACTTTGCTTATACTATAGTAATTGGTAAAGGATACAGTTGGCAATTTGCTTTAACTGCTGTTTTATTAGAGGGGATTGTATTTTTAATTTTAACTTTTACAAAAGTTAGAGAAATGATTGTAAATGCTATGCCATATTCACTTAAACAAGCAGTAAGCGCAGGAATTGGTATTTTTATAGCATTTTTAGGATTGTATCAAGCTGGACTTGTTAAACAAGGAAAGGGAATACCTCTTGACTTAGGAACAATTACAAGTACTACTTCATTAATTACAATTTTTGGTATTTTATTTACTATTTTCTTACTTGTAAAAAAAGTTCCAGGTGCAATTCTATTTGGGATGTTAGCCACTACAGCAGTGTCAATAATTTGTGGAGTTTCTGAACTTCCAAAGGCAATTATAGGTAAGCCATCAAGCATAGCTCCTATATTTATGAAATTTGATTTTAGCAAAGTTTTATCAACTGAAATGTTTGTAGCTCTTTTTGCTTTTTTATTTGTTGACTTATTCGACACAGTAGGAACTTTAGTAGGGGTTGCATCAAAAGCTGATATGTTAGACAAAGATGGAAATTTACCAAAAGCAAGACAAGCTCTTTTTGCAGATGCTATAGGAACAACTGCTGGAGCAATGTTAGGAACTTCAACGGTAACTACATTTGTTGAAAGTGCAGCGGGAGTTGCAGAAGGCGGAAGGACAGGACTTACTTCAATAGTTACAGCTATTCTTTTCTTATTGGCTTTGATTTTCCAACCTATTTTTGCAGTAATTCCTACTTATGCAACATCTTCTGCATTAATTGTAGTTGGATTATTTATGATTACTGGAATAAAGAAAATTGATTTTGAGGATTATACAGAAGCATTGCCTGCATTTTTAACTATTATTATGATGCCTCTATCATATTCAATAGCAAATGGAATTGTTTTTGGTATAGTTTCTTATGCTGTATTAAAATTAATCTCAGGTAGAGGAAAGGAAGTTTCCCCGGTAGTATATATTTTAGCTTTACTATTCATATTAAAATTTGTAGCAGAAGCATTTATGTAA
- a CDS encoding lipoate--protein ligase encodes MIFVENKNFDPALNHAIELYLMENYDEDIFMLWRNRPCILIGRYQNIDLEVNLNFTNANNMDVIRRLSGGGAIYCDTENMQYSFITKKTGDDVDSSFKKFAKPVVNFLNSLGLNAEFTGRNDIQIDGAKVSGNAQYQNKEKILHHGTFLFKANLYNLTNSLKSRDIKFKGKAVQSVRSRVGFIGDMIDMDVESFMDKAIEYIKKEYNITDTTILTEEEMKKIYEIRDSLFATKDWNYGNGSLKKNRKAEKYSCGVVEIGIDVENGRIKDISIEGDFFSELGIDKLCSILKGVQCSKEAVEEALKDIEIDRYIKSMDKKVFIDDIIKLF; translated from the coding sequence ATGATTTTTGTTGAAAATAAAAATTTTGATCCTGCATTAAATCACGCAATCGAGCTTTATCTAATGGAAAATTATGATGAAGATATTTTTATGCTTTGGAGAAATAGACCTTGTATTTTGATTGGGAGATATCAAAATATTGATTTAGAAGTAAATTTAAATTTTACAAATGCAAATAATATGGATGTAATCAGAAGATTATCCGGTGGTGGTGCAATATATTGCGATACGGAAAATATGCAATATAGTTTTATAACCAAAAAAACTGGTGATGATGTAGATTCATCTTTTAAAAAATTTGCAAAACCCGTTGTTAATTTCTTAAATTCTTTGGGACTTAATGCAGAATTCACAGGAAGAAATGACATTCAAATAGATGGGGCAAAGGTAAGTGGAAATGCCCAATATCAAAATAAAGAAAAAATCCTACATCATGGAACTTTTTTGTTTAAGGCAAATTTATATAATCTAACTAATTCTTTAAAATCAAGAGATATTAAATTTAAAGGAAAAGCTGTTCAATCCGTAAGATCTAGAGTTGGATTTATTGGTGATATGATTGATATGGATGTCGAAAGCTTTATGGATAAAGCAATTGAATACATAAAAAAAGAATATAATATAACTGATACTACGATTTTAACTGAAGAAGAGATGAAAAAAATCTATGAAATAAGAGATTCCCTTTTTGCAACAAAAGATTGGAATTATGGAAATGGCTCTTTAAAGAAAAATAGAAAGGCTGAAAAGTATTCTTGTGGAGTTGTGGAAATAGGCATTGATGTTGAAAATGGAAGAATCAAAGACATTTCGATAGAAGGGGATTTCTTTAGTGAATTGGGTATAGATAAATTATGTAGTATATTAAAAGGAGTTCAATGTTCTAAAGAAGCTGTTGAAGAAGCTCTTAAGGATATTGAAATTGATAGATACATTAAGTCAATGGATAAAAAAGTTTTTATTGATGATATAATTAAATTATTTTAA
- a CDS encoding ABC-F family ATP-binding cassette domain-containing protein, with product MISVIDLSLSFQGQKLFDDVNLSFTPGNCYGVIGANGAGKSTFLKILEGRLEPDTGSVSIKPNTRMSFLEQDHFKFEDEKVIDVVIMGNARLMEIIREKEAIYAKEDFSDEDGILASELEAEFADMDGWSAEANASSLLQGLGIGTELHEKKMSELSGKEKVKVLLAKALFGNPEILILDEPTNDLDIKSILWLENFLMDYEGTVIVVSHDRYFLNNICTHMVDIDFKKIKIFVGNYDFWYESSQLAAQMLKDQNKKKEDKIKELQNFIARFSANKSKSKQATSRKKLLDKIQIEDIQPSTRRYPFVGFEMEREVGNQILEVNEISKTVEGRLVLDKVSFMVNKNDKIGFIGDELAITTLFKILAGEMEADSGSFKWGVTTSKSYFPKDNTEFFKDTPYNLIDWLRQYSTEQSEIYIRGFLGRMLFSGDEALKPAQKLSGGEKVRMMLSYMMLKNSNVLILDQPTNHLDLESIISLNNGLKAFKGNILFASHDTEFMNTIANRIIHIEENVFEDRLMTYQEYIDRFVEGQ from the coding sequence ATGATTAGTGTAATAGATTTAAGTTTGAGTTTTCAAGGGCAAAAACTTTTTGATGATGTAAATTTATCTTTTACTCCGGGAAATTGTTATGGAGTAATTGGTGCAAATGGAGCAGGAAAGTCAACTTTTCTTAAGATTTTAGAGGGAAGACTTGAACCTGATACTGGAAGTGTTTCTATTAAGCCAAATACTCGTATGAGCTTTTTGGAACAAGATCACTTTAAGTTTGAAGATGAAAAAGTAATTGATGTTGTAATTATGGGAAATGCTCGTTTAATGGAAATCATTAGAGAAAAAGAAGCCATTTATGCAAAGGAAGATTTTTCGGATGAAGATGGAATTTTAGCTTCTGAACTTGAAGCGGAATTTGCCGATATGGACGGCTGGAGCGCAGAGGCAAATGCTTCTTCTCTTTTACAAGGTCTCGGTATTGGAACTGAATTACATGAGAAAAAGATGAGTGAACTTTCAGGTAAGGAAAAAGTTAAAGTTTTACTTGCAAAGGCGCTTTTTGGAAATCCTGAAATTTTAATCCTTGACGAACCTACAAATGACTTGGATATCAAGAGTATTTTATGGCTTGAAAATTTCCTTATGGACTATGAGGGAACTGTAATTGTAGTTAGCCACGATAGATATTTTTTAAATAATATTTGTACTCATATGGTAGATATTGACTTTAAAAAGATTAAGATTTTTGTTGGTAACTATGATTTCTGGTATGAGTCAAGTCAACTTGCAGCACAGATGTTAAAAGACCAAAACAAGAAAAAAGAAGATAAAATTAAAGAATTACAAAACTTTATCGCAAGATTCTCTGCAAATAAGAGTAAGTCAAAACAAGCTACAAGCCGTAAGAAATTACTTGATAAAATTCAAATTGAAGATATTCAACCTTCAACAAGACGTTATCCTTTTGTTGGTTTTGAAATGGAAAGAGAAGTTGGAAATCAAATTTTAGAAGTTAATGAAATTTCAAAGACAGTTGAGGGAAGATTAGTTTTAGACAAAGTTTCATTTATGGTAAATAAAAATGATAAAATTGGTTTTATCGGAGATGAACTTGCAATTACAACTCTTTTTAAAATTTTAGCAGGAGAGATGGAAGCTGACAGCGGAAGTTTTAAATGGGGAGTTACAACTTCAAAATCTTATTTTCCAAAGGACAATACAGAATTTTTCAAAGACACTCCATATAATTTGATTGACTGGTTAAGACAGTATTCAACAGAGCAATCTGAAATTTATATCAGAGGATTTTTGGGAAGAATGTTGTTCTCGGGAGATGAAGCATTAAAACCTGCTCAAAAACTTTCTGGGGGAGAAAAAGTTAGAATGATGTTATCATATATGATGCTTAAAAATTCTAATGTTTTAATCCTTGATCAACCAACAAATCATTTGGATCTTGAAAGTATAATCAGTTTGAATAACGGACTTAAGGCATTTAAGGGAAATATTTTATTTGCAAGTCATGATACTGAATTTATGAATACAATCGCAAATAGAATTATTCATATTGAAGAAAATGTATTTGAAGATAGACTTATGACTTATCAAGAATATATTGACAGATTTGTTGAAGGTCAATAA
- the lipA gene encoding lipoyl synthase, with protein sequence MLRKKAEIMRKPEWLKLKIQGDKNTTDVESMIEGLNLHTVCHEANCPNKMECYSRRTATFMILGRNCTRNCTFCNVTRHAPDPVDLNEPENLAKAVQILGLKHAVVTSVTRDDLPDEGANQFAEVVRQCRKYNPETTIELLIPDMSGRKELMDIIYETKPDVLNHNVETIPAFYPKVRPAANFQRSLEVLRYAKECGLKTKSGLMVGFGETEEQVVEVFKALRDVGCDMVTVGQYLQPTKFHIAVKEYVHPQQFDRYRDIAFDMGFLRVNSGPLVRSSYHAESL encoded by the coding sequence ATGCTAAGAAAAAAAGCAGAAATAATGAGAAAGCCTGAATGGTTAAAATTAAAAATTCAGGGAGATAAAAATACAACAGATGTTGAAAGTATGATTGAAGGTTTAAACTTACATACTGTTTGTCATGAAGCAAATTGTCCTAACAAGATGGAATGTTATTCAAGAAGGACTGCAACTTTTATGATTTTAGGGAGAAACTGTACAAGAAACTGTACTTTTTGCAATGTAACAAGACATGCACCTGATCCCGTTGATTTAAATGAACCTGAAAATCTTGCTAAAGCTGTTCAAATTTTAGGATTAAAACATGCTGTTGTAACATCAGTAACAAGAGATGATTTGCCTGATGAAGGTGCAAATCAATTTGCTGAGGTCGTAAGACAATGTAGAAAGTACAATCCTGAAACTACTATAGAACTTTTGATTCCAGATATGTCAGGAAGAAAAGAATTAATGGATATAATCTATGAAACAAAGCCTGATGTGTTAAACCATAACGTTGAAACAATTCCTGCATTTTATCCAAAAGTTAGACCTGCTGCAAACTTCCAAAGAAGTTTAGAGGTATTAAGATATGCAAAGGAATGTGGACTTAAAACAAAATCAGGACTTATGGTAGGCTTTGGAGAAACTGAAGAACAAGTTGTTGAAGTTTTCAAAGCACTCAGAGATGTTGGATGCGATATGGTAACTGTGGGACAATATTTGCAACCTACAAAGTTCCATATTGCTGTTAAAGAATATGTACATCCTCAACAATTTGATAGATATAGAGATATAGCTTTTGACATGGGCTTTTTAAGAGTAAACTCAGGTCCGTTGGTAAGAAGTTCATATCATGCAGAATCACTTTAA
- the gcvPB gene encoding aminomethyl-transferring glycine dehydrogenase subunit GcvPB, whose translation MKYDKLIFELSKPGKIGHKLPELDVEDVCIKELIPAELLNDGEIDLPEVSEPEVVRHFVNLSNKNFGVDTGFYPLGSCTMKYNPKINEAMCALPGFATLHPNIPECGAQGALQLMYELGEALNETSGMDACTLQPAAGAHGEITGIMLFKAYHENNKDFQRDKIIIPDSAHGTNPATATMAGYKIIEIKSCESGLVDIEALKAAVGDDTAGLMLTNPNTLGLFEKEIQEITKIVHDAGGLVYYDGANANAILGHVRPGDMGFDAIHYNLHKTFSTPHGGGGPGAGYVGCKDFLKDFLPVPIVVKNGEKYSLSYDVPKTLGKMKDFYGHFGVLVRAYAYILALGADGLKKSSDYAVLNSNYLANKLRGYYNLPENVKFKHEFVLGGLKNPNGLVTLDVAKRLMDMGYHPPTVYFPLIVHEAMMIEPTESESKETLDGFAESLIKIAKEAETNPEIVHAAPHDTEIKRPDETLAAKELILKYTK comes from the coding sequence ATGAAATACGATAAATTAATATTTGAACTATCAAAACCTGGTAAAATTGGTCATAAATTACCAGAATTGGATGTTGAAGATGTATGTATTAAAGAGCTAATTCCTGCTGAACTATTAAATGATGGCGAAATTGATTTACCGGAAGTTTCTGAACCAGAAGTTGTTAGACATTTTGTAAATCTTTCAAATAAAAACTTTGGTGTTGATACAGGATTTTATCCACTAGGATCTTGTACAATGAAATACAATCCAAAAATCAACGAAGCTATGTGTGCTCTTCCAGGTTTTGCAACACTTCATCCAAATATTCCTGAATGTGGAGCTCAAGGTGCTTTGCAATTAATGTATGAACTTGGAGAAGCTTTAAATGAAACTTCAGGTATGGATGCTTGCACATTACAACCTGCTGCCGGAGCTCATGGTGAAATAACAGGTATTATGTTATTTAAAGCATATCATGAAAACAACAAAGATTTCCAAAGAGATAAGATTATAATTCCTGACTCAGCTCACGGAACTAACCCTGCAACAGCTACAATGGCAGGTTATAAAATTATCGAAATTAAATCTTGTGAAAGCGGATTAGTTGATATTGAAGCATTAAAAGCAGCTGTTGGCGATGATACTGCAGGACTTATGCTTACTAACCCTAATACATTAGGATTATTCGAAAAAGAAATTCAAGAAATTACAAAAATCGTACACGATGCTGGCGGTTTAGTATATTATGATGGAGCAAATGCCAATGCAATTTTAGGACATGTTAGACCTGGAGATATGGGATTTGATGCAATTCATTACAATCTTCATAAGACATTCTCTACTCCTCACGGTGGTGGAGGTCCTGGTGCAGGTTATGTTGGATGTAAAGATTTCTTAAAAGACTTCTTACCAGTTCCTATTGTAGTTAAAAATGGTGAAAAATACAGCTTATCTTATGATGTTCCAAAAACATTAGGTAAGATGAAAGATTTCTATGGACACTTTGGTGTATTAGTTAGAGCTTATGCTTATATCTTAGCTTTAGGCGCTGATGGACTTAAGAAATCAAGTGATTATGCAGTATTAAATTCTAATTACTTAGCAAATAAATTAAGAGGTTACTACAATCTTCCTGAAAATGTTAAGTTCAAACATGAATTTGTACTCGGTGGATTAAAGAATCCTAACGGATTAGTAACTCTTGACGTAGCTAAGAGATTGATGGATATGGGATATCATCCACCAACTGTATACTTCCCATTGATTGTTCATGAAGCAATGATGATTGAACCTACTGAAAGTGAATCAAAAGAAACTCTTGACGGATTTGCAGAATCTCTAATTAAGATTGCTAAAGAAGCTGAAACAAATCCTGAAATAGTTCATGCAGCACCTCATGATACAGAAATTAAACGTCCTGATGAAACATTAGCTGCAAAAGAATTAATCTTAAAATATACAAAATAG